A portion of the Paenibacillus hamazuiensis genome contains these proteins:
- a CDS encoding SDR family oxidoreductase gives MRVFLTGATGFVGSAIAQELIHSGHKVLGLARSDKSAAKLESDGIDVLRGDLEDLASLRKGAGECDAVIHAGFNTAFSENDEAAKHRQNCENDLQAIETMGKVLEGSQRPFIVTSGTALVMPGKLARETDRSIFTPQQFPRVLSEQAADAVAARGVCISVVRLSPTVHGEGDHGFIPLLINIAREKGVSAYIGEGNNRWSAVHRLDSARLYRLALTNKIPGARFHAVAEPGIPFREIAVAIGHGLGIPVVSISADEASAHFGWFRHFAELDAPVSAEITREQLGWNPSRPTLIDDIRKAGYFR, from the coding sequence ATGAGAGTCTTTTTGACTGGAGCGACGGGATTTGTGGGATCAGCGATAGCCCAAGAGCTCATCCATAGCGGTCATAAGGTTTTGGGACTTGCCCGCTCCGACAAGTCGGCGGCAAAACTTGAAAGCGATGGAATCGACGTATTGCGCGGCGATCTCGAGGATCTGGCGAGCTTACGCAAAGGTGCCGGCGAATGCGATGCGGTTATTCACGCAGGGTTTAATACCGCGTTTAGCGAAAATGACGAAGCCGCTAAGCATCGGCAAAACTGTGAAAACGATCTTCAAGCAATCGAAACAATGGGAAAGGTGCTCGAAGGATCTCAACGCCCGTTTATTGTTACCTCAGGAACGGCGTTGGTTATGCCGGGTAAGCTGGCACGCGAAACCGACCGCTCGATCTTTACCCCTCAACAATTTCCGCGTGTTTTATCTGAGCAAGCCGCAGACGCAGTCGCAGCGCGTGGAGTGTGTATCAGCGTTGTTCGCCTTTCTCCTACTGTCCATGGAGAAGGTGATCACGGTTTTATCCCTTTGTTGATTAACATTGCTCGTGAGAAAGGTGTCTCAGCTTACATCGGTGAAGGGAATAATCGTTGGAGTGCCGTTCACCGCTTGGATTCGGCTCGCCTTTACCGGCTCGCTCTCACTAATAAAATACCGGGCGCGCGTTTTCACGCCGTCGCCGAGCCAGGCATCCCCTTCCGCGAAATTGCCGTTGCGATCGGACACGGACTGGGAATTCCCGTTGTTTCGATCTCCGCTGATGAAGCATCCGCGCACTTCGGTTGGTTCAGGCACTTCGCTGAGCTTGATGCTCCGGTCTCGGCAGAAATAACGCGAGAGCAACTCGGCTGGAATCCATCGCGGCCGACACTCATCGATGATATTCGCAAAGCAGGTTACTTTCGGTGA
- a CDS encoding glycoside hydrolase family 2 protein encodes MTTKKYIKNYPRPHFVRDNWVDLNGEWRFGFDDADAGEAAGWPRNFGGDRTITVPFTYETKASGIGEEAHHPFVWYNRQLDIPAEAAGKRILLHFQAVDYIAKIWVNGEYVGRHRGGYTAFSFDIAPYVKYGAVNELTVKAEDSKDATQPRGKQRWVDDNFECFYVQTTGIWQSVWLEYVEREYIDSVKITPDLDASSVLFEYQVKGDVHPGSPLRLETVITMKDRQVKRASLTIDRPWLALEVDLVHEMNGPWKRCYWAPERPNLYDVEFILYRGDVVIDHVYSYFGMRKISIEKGQVLLNNVPVYQRLLLDQGYWPDSHLTPPSEEALIEDIDLLLRMGYNGVRKHMKVEDARFLYWCDVKGVLVWSEMAATFEFNDNAVQHFTEEWMEIVRQQYNHPSIITWVPFNESWGIMNIYKDRRQQKFTEAIYHLTKAFDPNRPVITNDGWEHTVSDILTLHDYVEKKEQFLKRYAGKDEIVNNEKTCNQWKYAFADGYGYKGQPIIISEFGGIAFQSDKGWGYGNQVASEEAFLERFRGIHEAIKMTDYIVGYCYTQITDVQQEINGLLTEDRKPKVPIEKIREINLS; translated from the coding sequence ATGACAACCAAGAAATATATAAAAAATTACCCCAGACCCCATTTCGTAAGGGACAACTGGGTCGATCTGAACGGCGAGTGGCGGTTCGGCTTCGACGATGCGGACGCTGGCGAAGCCGCAGGATGGCCGCGGAACTTCGGCGGAGACCGCACCATCACCGTCCCGTTCACTTACGAGACGAAGGCAAGCGGTATCGGAGAAGAGGCTCACCATCCTTTCGTCTGGTACAACAGGCAGCTGGACATTCCAGCCGAAGCCGCCGGCAAGCGGATTCTGCTGCATTTTCAAGCGGTCGATTATATCGCGAAAATATGGGTAAACGGCGAATACGTCGGCAGACATCGTGGCGGTTATACGGCGTTTTCGTTCGACATTGCTCCCTATGTGAAGTACGGGGCCGTGAATGAGCTGACGGTCAAGGCGGAGGACAGCAAGGACGCCACCCAACCGCGCGGCAAGCAGCGCTGGGTGGACGACAACTTCGAATGCTTTTACGTGCAGACGACGGGCATTTGGCAGTCCGTTTGGCTCGAATACGTAGAGCGGGAATACATCGATTCGGTGAAAATCACGCCGGATTTGGATGCTTCCAGCGTGCTTTTCGAGTATCAAGTCAAAGGCGACGTACACCCCGGCAGCCCGCTGCGGCTGGAAACGGTCATCACGATGAAGGATCGTCAGGTCAAGCGGGCGAGCCTGACGATCGACCGTCCATGGCTTGCGCTGGAGGTCGATCTCGTACACGAGATGAACGGGCCGTGGAAGCGCTGCTACTGGGCGCCGGAACGTCCGAACCTGTACGATGTGGAGTTTATTTTGTACCGCGGCGATGTCGTGATCGACCATGTTTATTCCTATTTCGGCATGCGCAAAATATCCATCGAGAAGGGCCAAGTGCTGCTCAACAATGTGCCGGTTTACCAGCGGCTGCTGCTCGACCAAGGCTACTGGCCGGACAGCCATTTGACTCCTCCTTCCGAGGAGGCGCTGATCGAGGATATCGATCTGCTGCTGCGGATGGGGTATAACGGCGTCCGCAAGCACATGAAGGTGGAAGATGCAAGGTTCCTGTATTGGTGCGACGTCAAAGGCGTGCTCGTCTGGTCCGAGATGGCGGCGACCTTCGAGTTTAACGACAATGCGGTGCAGCATTTTACGGAGGAGTGGATGGAAATTGTCCGCCAGCAGTACAACCACCCTTCGATTATCACCTGGGTTCCGTTCAACGAATCATGGGGGATCATGAACATATACAAGGACCGCCGGCAGCAAAAGTTCACCGAGGCGATCTATCATTTGACCAAGGCGTTCGATCCGAACCGCCCTGTCATTACAAACGACGGCTGGGAGCATACGGTGTCGGATATTTTGACGCTGCACGATTACGTGGAAAAGAAGGAGCAGTTCCTTAAGCGTTACGCAGGCAAGGATGAAATCGTGAACAACGAGAAGACGTGTAACCAATGGAAATACGCTTTTGCTGACGGCTACGGCTATAAAGGGCAGCCGATTATCATAAGCGAATTCGGCGGCATCGCCTTCCAGTCCGACAAGGGCTGGGGCTACGGCAACCAGGTCGCTTCCGAAGAGGCGTTCCTCGAACGATTCCGCGGCATTCACGAAGCGATCAAGATGACGGATTACATCGTCGGGTACTGCTACACGCAAATTACCGACGTTCAGCAGGAGATAAACGGTCTGCTGACCGAGGATCGCAAACCGAAAGTGCCGATCGAGAAGATCCGGGAGATCAATCTTTCCTGA
- a CDS encoding family 43 glycosylhydrolase, which produces MPTGKTWTLFCAAGLLVAAIAFVSLQPSEKKGEDRMAVTLRQTYENPFVLDREWEDYGIGDPYVLRYDGKYYLYCSTKDRRVGVKAWSSDDLVNWRYEGLVTEEPVSEGAYAPEVVYWNGSFYMYTSPAGKGHYVLQSDKPTGPFVKKTDNLGLTIDGSVFIDDDGKWYFTHAKFGGIMASPMSSPYTIEPGKQLNASLGHWTEGSMIIKRNGRYFITYTGNHVFSKGYRVNYGVNRESPIGTYAIPENNPILISTANDFNGLGHSATVMGPDMDSYYIVYHSLVGRSAEGPPVRRLNLDRLVFNGDKMSVLGPTHGTPQEVPELPVFRDSPGAAPSADRWERAGRNGGGDVLLARTGTEGRYTAEYNFRLGGSASSLDALFAYGDSANYRAARVNGAAMELELIESANGSETVAAARPLPEGTDLTKLHTIRIESDAAGTKLFWDGLLRIEQDGVAAKPGRIGYAWPQGAKPELRYTAFSNEAGGSSDRKAIKPLPGAVEAVHGSHDGNPAVRSGMTPDGSDAVVLSKKGDGLSFPVNVRQDGDYLLSVNVSKASAGSTLAVEIGGAEKKIRLDASLFAGDADWTKVPLGIFALKQGPQWLTLRREKGEIALRYIEANVTSPVPEQSAVKPASVGIFNRFGGDPGWTDYTVSFDVTLKEAATEEIGVLLRTSNESEFRDQVKDAFMGYALAFRSGKVVLSRVSYENAAEKTSAPLTFTPGQTRRMTVKLKGASVAVFTGDGSEPILQWTDPNAFLLGRVGLRGVSTAWTISPLTVSK; this is translated from the coding sequence ATGCCGACCGGGAAAACGTGGACGTTGTTTTGTGCCGCAGGCCTTCTCGTCGCAGCGATTGCATTTGTCTCTCTCCAGCCTTCGGAAAAGAAAGGGGAGGACCGGATGGCGGTCACGCTGCGCCAAACGTACGAGAATCCGTTCGTATTGGATCGGGAATGGGAGGATTACGGCATCGGAGATCCTTACGTTCTCCGTTATGACGGCAAATATTATCTATATTGCAGCACGAAGGACCGGAGGGTCGGGGTTAAGGCATGGAGCTCCGACGATCTCGTCAACTGGCGCTACGAAGGCTTGGTGACGGAGGAACCCGTCAGCGAAGGCGCTTATGCGCCGGAGGTCGTTTATTGGAACGGATCGTTTTACATGTACACGTCCCCTGCGGGGAAAGGGCATTACGTCCTGCAAAGCGACAAGCCGACCGGACCGTTCGTGAAGAAGACGGACAATCTGGGCCTGACGATCGACGGCTCCGTTTTTATCGATGACGATGGGAAATGGTACTTTACGCACGCCAAATTCGGCGGCATCATGGCGAGCCCGATGAGCAGCCCTTATACGATCGAGCCGGGCAAGCAGTTAAACGCCTCGCTCGGGCATTGGACGGAAGGTTCGATGATCATCAAGCGAAACGGACGATATTTCATCACGTATACGGGCAATCATGTGTTCAGCAAAGGATACCGCGTCAATTACGGGGTAAACCGCGAATCTCCGATCGGCACGTATGCGATTCCCGAAAACAACCCGATTCTTATTTCCACCGCGAACGATTTTAACGGTCTAGGCCACAGCGCGACGGTGATGGGACCGGATATGGATTCCTATTATATCGTGTACCACAGCCTGGTCGGCCGCTCCGCGGAAGGCCCTCCCGTGCGCCGGCTGAACCTGGACAGACTCGTGTTTAACGGCGACAAAATGTCCGTTCTCGGGCCGACGCACGGGACGCCGCAGGAGGTGCCGGAGCTGCCGGTTTTCCGCGACTCGCCGGGTGCCGCTCCGTCTGCGGACCGCTGGGAGCGCGCCGGCCGGAACGGGGGCGGCGACGTTTTGCTGGCCCGGACGGGCACGGAGGGCCGGTACACCGCCGAATATAATTTCCGGCTCGGCGGTTCGGCCTCCTCGCTCGACGCCTTGTTCGCCTATGGGGACTCGGCCAATTACCGCGCCGCCCGCGTGAACGGGGCTGCAATGGAACTGGAGCTGATCGAAAGCGCGAACGGCAGCGAGACGGTCGCCGCCGCAAGGCCGCTCCCGGAGGGCACCGATCTGACGAAGCTGCACACGATCCGCATCGAGTCGGACGCAGCCGGTACGAAGCTTTTCTGGGACGGGCTGCTTCGGATCGAGCAGGACGGGGTGGCCGCAAAACCGGGCCGCATCGGCTATGCGTGGCCGCAAGGGGCGAAGCCGGAGCTGCGGTACACCGCCTTTTCCAATGAAGCAGGGGGCAGCAGCGACCGGAAGGCGATCAAACCGCTGCCCGGCGCAGTGGAGGCCGTTCACGGTTCTCACGACGGCAATCCGGCCGTCCGCTCGGGCATGACGCCCGACGGCAGCGATGCCGTGGTTCTGTCCAAGAAGGGAGACGGCCTCTCCTTCCCGGTGAACGTCCGCCAGGACGGAGATTATCTGCTATCGGTGAACGTGTCGAAAGCGTCGGCGGGTTCGACGCTGGCGGTGGAAATAGGCGGAGCGGAAAAGAAAATCAGGCTGGACGCTTCCCTGTTTGCCGGCGATGCCGATTGGACGAAAGTGCCGCTTGGCATATTCGCGCTGAAGCAAGGGCCGCAGTGGCTGACGCTGCGCCGGGAGAAAGGCGAGATCGCGCTTCGGTATATCGAAGCGAACGTGACGTCACCCGTGCCGGAGCAATCGGCCGTTAAGCCGGCGAGCGTCGGCATTTTCAATCGGTTCGGCGGCGATCCCGGCTGGACGGACTATACCGTGAGCTTCGATGTAACTTTGAAGGAAGCGGCAACGGAGGAGATCGGAGTGCTGCTGCGCACGTCGAACGAGTCCGAATTCCGCGACCAGGTCAAGGATGCTTTCATGGGCTACGCGCTTGCGTTCCGTAGCGGCAAGGTCGTCTTGTCGCGCGTGAGCTACGAAAATGCGGCGGAAAAAACATCCGCCCCGCTGACCTTTACGCCCGGTCAAACCCGCCGGATGACGGTGAAGCTGAAGGGGGCGTCGGTCGCGGTTTTCACCGGCGACGGCAGCGAGCCGATTTTGCAGTGGACCGACCCGAACGCATTTCTTCTCGGCCGCGTCGGCCTGCGGGGCGTATCGACCGCTTGGACAATATCGCCGCTGACGGTAAGTAAATAA
- a CDS encoding alpha-L-arabinofuranosidase C-terminal domain-containing protein, with product MVQSTAKIRVNPGQAGKDKINPFLFGHFVEDIRDHMEAMLAYPLADMDFESTDAVHRGLSGRWRPYTNGKSTVYALEPAAARHSGHSQMIRIYSDDEAYAGVSQAIAVKRDAQGYRLAVYARASVEIKFVVAEIADTMSGDVLGRTRIDIVSHDWRRYEMRLAVERDCEHAEFRLYVPADHERWLDHVSTGMLWLDHISLLPSDSVGNVRKEVVDMTRELNAGMMRLAGNYISAYHWRQAIGPELERPCIVNEAWGGWTNKYFGTDEFIRFCRELNVEPLICVNDGSGTPEEAAEWIEYCNGGADTPMGRLRAANGHPKPYGVKYWEIGNEVWGAWQVGHCSAEQFAERYVRFAESMKAADPGIVLLACGHTNMEWNRVLLERAAEQVDYLTLHLYHGYNRFGMNDRTPREERYKAIVSYPEWTRESMRQLREMFGSDERYAHLKVAITEYNTMYYPNTMRKGLPDEHTLEAAVANAANLNEFIRNSDLIEIGSFSDLVNGWLGGCIRVGDYYADQFRGKTKGWSGKSLAVYGTPSYYVMNMYANRDLGHVVASETECGVFNVSSSVPGAPQLDELPNLDVVACVNFSGDKLTVFIVNRGLEAALAEVQLGGFAESGTARLLELTANHYEAINSVQQPDAVVCEAHDLPFSQGKVTCQLRASSVYALEIAR from the coding sequence ATGGTGCAATCGACAGCCAAGATTCGGGTGAACCCCGGGCAAGCGGGCAAGGACAAAATCAACCCTTTTTTGTTCGGGCATTTTGTGGAAGATATCCGCGACCATATGGAAGCGATGCTCGCCTATCCGCTTGCGGATATGGATTTTGAAAGCACGGACGCGGTGCACAGAGGGCTTTCCGGCCGCTGGCGTCCGTATACGAACGGGAAAAGCACCGTCTATGCGCTGGAGCCTGCGGCTGCGCGCCATTCCGGGCACAGCCAGATGATCCGCATCTATAGCGACGACGAAGCTTATGCGGGCGTCAGCCAGGCCATCGCCGTGAAACGGGACGCGCAGGGTTACCGGTTGGCGGTTTATGCCAGAGCTTCGGTCGAGATCAAGTTCGTCGTTGCCGAAATTGCGGACACGATGAGCGGCGACGTGCTTGGCCGGACGCGGATCGATATCGTCAGCCACGACTGGCGGCGTTACGAAATGCGCCTTGCGGTGGAGCGGGATTGCGAGCATGCGGAATTCCGGCTGTACGTGCCGGCGGACCATGAGCGCTGGCTCGATCACGTATCGACGGGGATGCTGTGGCTCGATCATATTTCGCTGCTGCCTTCGGACAGCGTCGGCAACGTTCGCAAGGAAGTCGTCGATATGACCAGGGAGCTTAACGCCGGCATGATGAGGCTTGCCGGCAATTACATCAGCGCCTATCACTGGCGGCAGGCGATCGGCCCTGAGCTGGAACGGCCTTGCATCGTCAACGAAGCCTGGGGAGGCTGGACGAACAAATACTTCGGCACGGACGAGTTTATCCGGTTTTGCCGCGAATTGAACGTGGAGCCGCTCATTTGCGTCAACGACGGGTCGGGCACACCGGAGGAGGCGGCCGAGTGGATCGAATACTGCAACGGCGGCGCCGATACGCCGATGGGAAGGCTGAGAGCGGCGAACGGGCACCCTAAGCCGTACGGCGTGAAGTATTGGGAGATCGGCAACGAAGTTTGGGGAGCTTGGCAGGTCGGCCATTGCAGCGCCGAGCAATTTGCGGAGCGTTACGTTCGATTTGCCGAGTCCATGAAGGCCGCCGATCCGGGGATCGTGCTGCTCGCCTGCGGGCATACGAACATGGAGTGGAACCGGGTATTATTGGAGCGTGCCGCCGAGCAGGTCGATTATTTGACGCTGCATTTGTACCACGGATACAACCGGTTCGGGATGAACGACCGTACGCCGAGGGAAGAGCGGTATAAGGCGATCGTTTCGTACCCGGAATGGACGCGTGAATCGATGCGGCAGCTGCGCGAGATGTTCGGGTCGGATGAACGGTATGCCCATCTGAAGGTGGCGATTACGGAGTACAACACGATGTATTACCCGAACACCATGCGCAAAGGGCTCCCGGATGAACATACGCTCGAAGCGGCGGTGGCGAACGCGGCCAATTTAAACGAGTTTATCCGAAACAGCGATCTGATCGAAATCGGCAGCTTCTCGGATTTGGTCAACGGCTGGCTGGGCGGATGCATCCGCGTGGGGGATTATTACGCAGACCAGTTTCGCGGCAAGACGAAGGGCTGGAGCGGTAAATCGCTCGCCGTTTACGGCACTCCGTCCTATTATGTGATGAACATGTATGCGAACCGCGATCTGGGACACGTCGTAGCGAGCGAGACGGAATGCGGCGTCTTCAACGTGAGCAGCTCAGTGCCCGGCGCGCCGCAGCTGGATGAGCTGCCGAATCTGGACGTGGTCGCTTGCGTGAACTTCAGCGGGGATAAGCTGACGGTTTTTATCGTGAACCGGGGGCTGGAGGCGGCGTTAGCCGAAGTGCAGCTCGGCGGATTCGCCGAGTCGGGGACGGCCCGCCTGCTCGAATTGACGGCGAATCATTACGAAGCGATCAACAGCGTGCAGCAGCCGGACGCCGTCGTTTGCGAAGCTCATGATCTGCCGTTTTCGCAAGGAAAGGTGACCTGCCAGCTCAGAGCGTCTTCCGTCTATGCGCTCGAAATCGCGCGCTGA
- a CDS encoding carbohydrate ABC transporter permease, which produces MTKQQTIKIAKSDEKIFDAVVNILAALVLIAVLYPLLFIVSASFSDPALVLSGEVLLLPKQVTLEAYKNVFENGQIWNGYKNTIVYTVVGTAINLIMTTLAAYPLSRPDLPGRGVVMFFITLTMFFSGGLIPSYLLVKSLGMVDTMWALIIPGAIATYNLIVMRTYFQSSIPWEIQEAAHMDGCSNWKLLTHIILPLSKPILAVMVLFYAVGHWNSYFNALIYIRSKDMYPLQLVLREVLMVSQADAVDSNVGLESKVLLAESVKYVVIIISSLPVLVMYPFVQKHFVKGVMIGSLKG; this is translated from the coding sequence ATGACGAAACAACAAACGATCAAGATCGCGAAATCGGATGAAAAAATATTCGATGCCGTCGTGAACATACTGGCCGCCCTTGTATTGATAGCGGTGCTCTATCCGCTGCTCTTTATCGTCAGCGCCTCCTTCAGCGACCCCGCGCTGGTGCTGAGCGGCGAAGTGCTTTTGCTGCCGAAGCAGGTGACGCTGGAGGCATACAAAAATGTGTTTGAAAACGGTCAAATATGGAACGGATATAAAAATACGATCGTGTATACGGTGGTTGGAACCGCGATCAATCTGATCATGACGACGCTGGCCGCTTACCCGCTTTCGAGGCCCGATTTGCCCGGGCGGGGAGTCGTTATGTTTTTCATTACGCTGACGATGTTTTTCAGCGGGGGTCTCATTCCGTCGTATCTCCTCGTCAAAAGCCTGGGGATGGTCGACACGATGTGGGCTCTTATCATCCCGGGCGCTATCGCCACCTATAATTTGATCGTCATGAGAACGTATTTCCAGTCGAGCATTCCATGGGAGATTCAGGAGGCTGCACATATGGACGGCTGCTCGAACTGGAAGCTGCTCACCCATATCATATTGCCGCTGTCCAAGCCGATCCTGGCGGTGATGGTGCTGTTTTACGCGGTCGGCCACTGGAATTCGTATTTCAATGCGTTGATTTACATCCGCAGCAAAGATATGTATCCGCTGCAGCTCGTGCTGCGCGAGGTGCTGATGGTCAGCCAGGCGGATGCCGTGGACAGCAATGTGGGGCTGGAATCGAAAGTGCTGCTCGCCGAAAGCGTCAAATATGTGGTCATCATCATTTCCAGCCTGCCGGTATTGGTGATGTATCCTTTTGTGCAGAAGCATTTTGTAAAGGGCGTTATGATCGGTTCTTTGAAAGGATAA
- a CDS encoding ABC transporter permease, with protein sequence MKSTASTAGAASRSKPGRSGLLKAMASRYDLYLMLLIPVVWYLVFHYGPLYGLQIAFKNFSPARGILGSKWVGLDHFERFVESYYFWRLLWNTVSINLFSLLFAFPIPILLALLINEIRSKAFSKIVQNVTYIPHFVSVVVMVGMLMLFLSPRGGPVNAIIQAFGAEPVRFLDSAAWFKTIFIGSNIWQNMGWQSIIYIAALSGVNPQLYEAAKMDGASRLRRIWHVSLPGILPVIVILLILDVGHFMNVGFEKILLMQNNLNLESSDVISTFVYTTGILKGEYSYTAAIGLFNSVVNLALLILVNRFARKKAETSLW encoded by the coding sequence ATGAAAAGTACGGCTAGTACGGCGGGCGCCGCGTCCCGGTCCAAACCGGGGCGCTCCGGCCTGCTTAAAGCGATGGCCAGTCGGTACGATCTTTACCTGATGCTGCTCATTCCTGTCGTTTGGTACCTGGTGTTCCATTACGGACCTTTGTACGGGCTGCAGATCGCGTTTAAAAACTTCAGTCCGGCCAGAGGGATCCTCGGCAGCAAATGGGTGGGCCTCGATCATTTCGAACGTTTCGTGGAGTCGTATTATTTCTGGAGACTATTGTGGAATACCGTTTCGATCAACCTGTTTTCTCTGCTGTTTGCGTTTCCGATTCCGATCCTTCTGGCTTTGCTCATTAACGAAATCCGCAGCAAAGCGTTCAGCAAAATCGTGCAAAACGTGACGTACATTCCGCATTTCGTTTCCGTCGTCGTCATGGTGGGCATGCTGATGCTGTTTTTGTCCCCGCGGGGAGGTCCCGTCAATGCGATCATTCAGGCGTTCGGCGCGGAACCGGTACGGTTTTTGGATTCGGCGGCGTGGTTCAAAACGATCTTTATCGGATCCAACATATGGCAAAACATGGGGTGGCAGTCGATCATTTATATCGCGGCTCTCAGCGGCGTTAACCCGCAGCTGTACGAGGCGGCCAAGATGGACGGAGCCAGCCGGCTGCGGCGCATTTGGCACGTATCGCTTCCGGGCATTCTCCCGGTCATCGTCATCCTGCTCATTCTCGATGTCGGGCATTTCATGAATGTCGGCTTCGAGAAAATTTTGCTCATGCAAAATAATTTAAATCTGGAATCGAGCGACGTCATATCCACCTTCGTCTACACGACGGGTATTCTGAAGGGCGAATACAGCTATACGGCGGCCATCGGTTTGTTTAACTCCGTCGTGAACCTGGCGCTGCTCATTCTGGTGAACCGCTTTGCCCGCAAAAAGGCCGAGACAAGCTTATGGTGA
- a CDS encoding extracellular solute-binding protein, which produces MKRNWGTAVLSALVVSGLTLTACNSNTPGKDNGGESKDGAAKNVASAGFPIVKEPIKLKMFTRIAPSNGPFKDMPVFQDYEKMSNIQVEFIEAPTDGFNEKKNLLFASNELPDALYRAGLTPLEAIRYGSAGQLIPLEKLIDAYAPNLKKLMDTYPEIRSSITTPEGHIYAIPGIVTVGSARTDKKWINQVWLKKLGLKEPETTDDLYEVLKAFRDKDPNGNGKPDEIPMTARNGLSIVPIMAGSFGLDFQLGYNINLENDKVQIWMGNDRNKELLMYLNKLYSEKLLDQELFTQKEAQYLAKQGTGNTGFFFDQTNNPMLDGKVSDQYIGIAPPKGPHGDRLQLAAPVPRDFGAFAITSVNKYPEATMRWIDYFYSDEGSTMLRFGRQGENYELRDGIPYYTDTFLATGNQSKITPYAGGGAPHLISDKVASFINPPQVQEAQKKLDPYMPKIRYASPMFDEATAQKINVLRNDIDKYYEEQSTKFIAGALSFDKWGEFQATLKKMNIDELQKLYQEAYDNLKKQK; this is translated from the coding sequence ATGAAAAGAAATTGGGGGACAGCAGTGCTTTCCGCTTTGGTCGTGTCCGGGTTGACGCTTACCGCCTGCAATTCGAATACCCCGGGCAAAGACAATGGCGGCGAATCCAAAGACGGCGCCGCGAAAAATGTGGCTTCAGCCGGTTTTCCGATCGTCAAAGAGCCGATTAAGCTGAAGATGTTCACGAGGATCGCGCCGTCCAACGGACCGTTTAAGGATATGCCGGTATTCCAGGATTATGAGAAGATGAGCAACATTCAGGTGGAGTTTATCGAGGCGCCGACGGACGGTTTTAACGAGAAAAAGAACCTGCTCTTCGCATCGAACGAACTCCCGGATGCTCTGTACCGCGCCGGCCTTACCCCGCTGGAGGCGATCCGTTACGGTTCGGCCGGACAACTTATCCCGCTGGAGAAGCTGATCGATGCGTACGCGCCAAACTTGAAAAAGCTGATGGATACGTACCCGGAGATCCGCTCCTCCATCACAACGCCGGAAGGTCATATTTACGCGATTCCGGGCATTGTGACCGTAGGTTCGGCGAGAACCGACAAGAAATGGATCAATCAGGTATGGCTGAAGAAGCTTGGCCTCAAGGAGCCCGAGACGACGGACGATCTGTACGAGGTACTGAAAGCGTTCCGCGACAAAGACCCGAACGGTAACGGCAAGCCGGACGAAATTCCGATGACGGCGCGAAACGGCCTCAGCATCGTGCCGATCATGGCCGGTTCCTTCGGCCTGGACTTCCAGCTCGGGTACAACATCAACCTGGAAAACGACAAGGTGCAAATTTGGATGGGCAACGACCGGAATAAGGAATTGCTGATGTACCTGAACAAGCTGTATTCGGAAAAGCTGCTGGACCAGGAGCTGTTCACACAGAAAGAAGCTCAATATTTGGCCAAGCAGGGGACGGGAAACACCGGCTTCTTCTTCGACCAGACGAACAATCCGATGCTGGACGGCAAAGTGTCGGATCAATATATCGGCATAGCCCCGCCCAAAGGACCGCACGGCGACAGGCTGCAGCTTGCCGCTCCGGTGCCGAGGGACTTCGGAGCTTTCGCCATCACCTCGGTCAACAAATATCCGGAAGCGACGATGCGCTGGATCGATTACTTCTACAGCGACGAAGGGTCCACCATGCTGCGGTTCGGCCGGCAAGGAGAAAATTACGAGCTGCGGGACGGCATCCCTTATTATACGGACACTTTCCTCGCGACGGGCAACCAGTCGAAAATTACGCCGTATGCCGGAGGCGGGGCGCCGCATCTGATCAGCGACAAGGTCGCTTCGTTCATCAATCCGCCGCAGGTTCAGGAAGCGCAAAAGAAACTCGATCCGTACATGCCGAAAATCCGCTACGCATCCCCTATGTTCGACGAAGCGACGGCCCAGAAAATCAACGTGCTGCGCAACGATATCGACAAGTATTACGAGGAGCAGAGCACCAAGTTCATCGCAGGCGCACTCAGCTTCGACAAATGGGGAGAGTTCCAGGCTACGTTGAAGAAAATGAACATCGACGAGCTGCAGAAGCTGTACCAGGAAGCTTACGACAACCTCAAGAAGCAAAAATAA